In a genomic window of Erigeron canadensis isolate Cc75 chromosome 5, C_canadensis_v1, whole genome shotgun sequence:
- the LOC122599238 gene encoding pumilio homolog 5-like, with the protein MATESPIRIIKASGNWGSNNMGIEDSGLLKGQRFQGKKSSLPPNRSGSAPPSIEGSFAAIENLMFRQNYTTYASLASPDNAAGISESEEQLRANPSYFEYYWAHVNMNPRLPPPLISGENRNLFRSVRGAGNNRRLASFDDSFSSSLRLDHSNLSTHKEESDDDRSPKQEDLPQAPTLVYNQSGPFGHERNEDVDDHDDYNPTTTTISSSSSIDGKGSNLVASPPANQNVNSYSENNVSISGVMDADVSGIRNQLVTLNISNFSKLENERNQRNPYPVHAGRPLIVSLPQTYVGMNQFFPNPTNLSSEVQPLLQSSGFTPPHYATGPTYMTPASHFFPNMMPTNYLPQHFHNFYAYSPSPITPFATEYPPNSPFPTPFSNASPSFSGQGQNPGVDFQHFNNVYGHPGLPFLGEEPKLQSLGGVGHINMKSRRVDATSPHYFRIPRNMDFLQFPTSPFASPLMPGSPIGGGSYPAMINEGVYGGWKGYSGNHGISDPKTYSFLEELKSGKGRRLELPDIYGHIIEFSVDQHGSRFIQQKLEICSKEEKESVFKEVLPHASRLITDVFGNYVIQKFFEYGNAEQRRQLGNQLEGQILSLSLQMYGCRVIQKALDSIDLEQKIKLTSELDGHVLNCVRDQNGNHVIQKCIESIPTENIKFVILSFRGQVAALSKHPYGCRVIQRVLEHATDELHSQFIVDEILESVYDLAQDQYGNYVTQYVLEGGKPEERSQTIHKLAGHIVQLSQHKFASNVIEKCLEYSESDAKEILIQEIIGDADGNDNLLLMVKDQFANYVVQKVLQTCSAQQREVLLGRIKGHLNSLKKYTYGKHIVARFEHLYSEEIEEVGS; encoded by the exons ATGGCGACTGAAAGCCCGATTCGAATAATTAAAGCAAGCGGAAATTGGGGATCTAATAATATGGGAATTGAGGATTCAGGATTGTTAAAGGGGCAAAGATTTCAGGGAAAAAAGAGTAGTTTACCTCCCAATAGAAGTGGAAGTGCACCTCCAAGCATTGAAGGCTCATTTGCAGCCATTGAAAACCTCATGTTTAGGCAAAACTATACTACTTATGCTAGTTTAGCAAGCCCTGATAATGCTGCGGGTATTTCTGAGTCTGAAGAGCAACTTCGGGCCAATCCATCTTATTTTGAGTACTACTGGGCCCATGTTAATATGAATCCAAGGCTCCCTCCACCACTAATATCTGGCGAAAATCGGAATCTTTTCCGAAGTGTAAGAGGTGCCGGAAATAATAGGAGATTGGCATCTTTTGATGATTCTTTTAGCAGCTCTTTGCGGTTGGATCACAGTAATCTTTCTACTCATAAGGAAGAATCCGATGATGATAGATCGCCGAAACAG GAAGATCTTCCTCAAGCTCCGACACTTGTATATAATCAATCTGGCCCATTTGGACATGAACGGAATGAGGATGTGGATGACCATGATGACTATAACCCCACAACCACTACCATTTCAAGCTCATCATCCATTGATGGTAAAGGGAGCAATCTGGTAGCTAGCCCACCTGCGAACCAAAATGTAAatagttattcagaaaacaatgtTTCTATCAGTGGTGTTATGGATGCCGACGTTTCTGGTATAAGAAATCAGTTAGTTACCCTTAACATATCCAACTTTtcaaaattagaaaatgaaagaaatcaAAGAAACCCATACCCTGTTCATGCTGGCCGCCCTCTAATTGTTTCACTGCCTCAAACCTATGTCGGCATGAATCAGTTTTTTCCAAATCCCACCAACTTATCTTCAGAGGTACAACCGCTATTGCAGTCTTCTGGTTTCACCCCACCGCATTATGCTACAGGACCAACATATATGACTCCTGCGTCCCACTTTTTCCCCAATATGATGCCAACCAATTATTTGCCACAACATTTTCACAATTTCTATGCTTACAGCCCGTCACCTATAACACCATTTGCAACTGAATATCCTCCTAACAGTCCTTTCCCTACACCTTTTAGCAATGCCTCTCCAAGTTTTAGCGGTCAAGGTCAAAATCCCGGAGTCGACTTTCAACATTTTAACAATGTCTATGGGCATCCTGGGTTACCCTTTCTTGGGGAAGAGCCGAAATTGCAATCTTTAGGAGGTGTGGGGCATATTAATATGAAATCAAGAAGGGTGGATGCCACAAGTCCACACTATTTCAGGATCCCGAGAAATATGGATTTCTTGCAATTTCCAACGTCACCTTTTGCTAGCCCGCTAATGCCAGGGTCTCCAATAGGTGGGGGTAGCTACCCTGCTATGATAAATGAAGGTGTGTATGGTGGATGGAAAGGTTATAGTGGAAATCATGGTATTAGTGATCCAAAAACGTATTCATTTCTTGAAGAGTTGAAATCGGGTAAAGGTCGCAGGTTAGAGCTGCCAGACATTTATGGACACATCATTGAATTCAG TGTTGATCAACATGGAAGTCGCTTTATTCAACAGAAGTTGGAAATTTGTAGCAAGGAGGAGAAGGAATCTGTATTTAAAGAAGTCCTTCCTCATGCTTCCAGACTAATTACTGATGTTTTCGGAAATTATGTCATCCAGAAG TTTTTTGAGTACGGAAATGCCGAGCAGAGAAGGCAGCTTGGAAACCAGCTTGAAGGTCAGATATTGTCTTTAAGTCTGCAGATGTACGGTTGCCGTGTAATCCAAAAG GCCCTTGACTCCATTGATCTAGAACAAAAAATCAAGCTTACTAGTGAACTGGATGGACATGTTTTAAATTGTGTTCGTGATCAGAATGGAAATCATGTTATACAGAAGTGTATAGAGAGCATTCCAACCGAGAACATCAAATTCGTGATATTGTCCTTTCGCGGTCAAGTTGCAGCCTTGTCAAAACATCCTTATGGTTGTCGTGTCATACAG AGAGTGCTAGAGCACGCTACGGATGAACTACACAGCCAGTTTATAGTGGACGAGATTTTGGAATCGGTTTATGATCTTGCACAAGATCAGTATGGAAATTATGTAACTCAG TATGTGTTGGAGGGTGGGAAACCTGAAGAAAGAAGCCAAACCATACACAAGTTGGCAGGCCATATAGTGCAACTAAGCCAACACAAATTTGCATCAAATGTTATAGAGAAATGTTTGGAATACAGTGAGTCAGATGCAAAAGAAATCTTGATACAAGAGATTATTGGAGATGCTGACGGCAACGATAACTTATTG TTAATGGTGAAGGACCAATTTGCAAATTATGTGGTCCAAAAGGTTCTTCAAACGTGTAGCGCCCAACAACGGGAAGTATTGCTTGGTCGTATAAAAGGTCATCTCAATTCGTTGAAAAAATATACTTATGGGAAACATATTGTTGCTCGCTTTGAACACCTGTACAGTGAAG